A region from the Acipenser ruthenus chromosome 49, fAciRut3.2 maternal haplotype, whole genome shotgun sequence genome encodes:
- the LOC131721870 gene encoding sodium/iodide cotransporter-like isoform X2 — MLLVSMAIGLFQGLRRAGGKEERAEDFFTGGRQMTALPVGLSLSASFMSAVQVLGVPAEAYRYGLKFLYMCLGQSLNTLITAYLFLPVFYRLGITSTNQYLKMRFSRSLQLLATIQFITATLLYTGIVIYAPALILNQVTGLDIWASLFSTGLICTFYTTLGGMKAVIWTDVFQVVVMLSGFLSIVIRGTVLVGGPSAVLEIASNGSRINLGDFSFDLRRRYTFWTFVFGGTMVWLSMYGVNQSQVQRYIACKTEKEARRALLVNQVGLCLIVSSAVTCGIVMFALYRKCDPLKAGLISAADQYMPFLVLDIFADYPGVPGLFLACAYSGTLSTASTSINAMAAVTMEDILKPRLHNVSQKRLVLISKGLSLFYGVACITVAALTSLVGGGVLQGSFTVMGIIGGPLLGAFILGMFIPASNTPGVFAAIVVGFGISLWIGIGASLYPPDPQVMGVLPSSADHCPLLVMGNTTLNGSMIVETPSSLAGERPSIADNFYSMSFLYYGALGTVSALLVGVAVSYITGPTQRKAIAPGLLWWDLHPVKPQGSSSSSPTEPQSPPLTPSLPMRWLRGTQDRPETSPEDKTQNRHLPLLQESKV; from the exons ATGCTCCTAGTCTCCATGGCGATTGGACTGTTCCAAGGCCTGCGGAGGGCGGGAGGGAAGGAAGAGCGAGCCGAGGATTTCTTCACGGGGGGTCGTCAGATGACCGCCTTGCCCGTCGGCCTCTCCCTCTCTGCCAGCTTCATGTCAGCCGTTCAGGTACTGGGGGTCCCTGCTGAGGCTTACCGCTATGGGCTGAAGTTCCTGTACATGTGTCTTGGGCAGAGCCTCAACACATTGATCACAGCATACCTCTTCCTGCCTGTCTTCTATCGGCTAGGCATCACCAGCACCAACCAG TATCTGAAGATGAGATTTAGCAGGAGCTTGCAGCTGCTTGCGACCATCCAGTTTATCACAGCCACG CTGCTGTACACAGGAATTGTGATCTACGCACCCGCCCTGATCCTGAACCAAG TAACTGGACTGGATATCTGGGCCTCTCTGTTTTCAACAGGACTCATCTGCACCTTCTACACCACCCTG ggtggGATGAAGGCAGTAATCTGGACAGATGTTTTCCAGGTGGTCGTCATGCTCTCGGGCTTCCTGTCTATTGTTATCCGGGGGACCGTTTTGGTGGGCGGACCGTCCGCGGTGCTGGAGATCGCCAGCAACGGGTCCCGCATCAACCTCGGAGA TTTTAGCTTTGACCTGCGGAGGCGCTATACTTTCTGGACGTTTGTGTTCGGAGGCACGATGGTCTGGCTGTCCATGTACGGAGTAAACCAGTCACAGGTGCAACGCTACATCGCCTGCAAGACTGAGAAAGAGGCACGGAG GGCTCTGCTTGTGAACCAGGTCGGGCTGTGTCTCATAGTCAGCAGTGCTGTCACCTGCGGCATTGTGATGTTCGCTCTCTACAGGAAGTGTGATCCTCTGAAGGCGGGGCTAATCTCCGCTGCCGACCAG TACATGCCCTTTCTGGTGCTGGATATCTTTGCAGACTACCCCGGTGTCCCTGGTCTTTTCCTAGCTTGTGCCTACAGTGGGACTCTCAG CACAGCCTCAACCAGCATCAACGCCATGGCAGCCGTTACCATGGAGGACATTCTCAAACCACGCCTCCACAACGTGTCACAGAAGAGGCTTGTGCTCATCTCCAAAGGGCTGT CCCTGTTCTATGGTGTAGCCTGTATCACAGTCGCTGCTCTTACTTCCCTGGTGGGTGGAGGAGTGCTGCAG GGTTCGTTCACAGTGATGGGGATAATCGGGGGACCCCTGCTCGGAGCATTTATCCTGGGCATGTTCATCCCAGCCTCTAACACCCCC GGTGTGTTCGCCGCTATAGTGGTCGGGTTCGGTATTTCGCTCTGGATCGGGATTGGGGCGAGTCTGTACCCTCCTGACCCACAGGTGATGGGGGTGCTGCCCAGCTCAGCAGAccactgccccctgctggtgatGGGCAACACCACACTTAATGGCAGCATGATTGTGGAGACCCCTTCCTCACTGGCGGGAGAGAG GCCCTCCATTGCGGATAACTTCTACTCCATGTCATTCCTGTACTACGGAGCTCTAGGGACCGTCTCAGCGCTGCTGGTGGGAGTGGCTGTCAGCTATATCACAG GACCCACCCAGAGGAAAGCAATCGCACCGGGGCTTTTGTGGTGGGATCTCCATCCTGTGAAACCCCAGGGATCCAGCTCCTCATCTCCTACTGAGCCTCAGAGccctcccctcaccccctcactGCCCATGCGCTGGCTGAGAGGAACCCAGGACAGACCGGAGACATCGCCAGAGGACAAGACTCAAAACAGACACTTGCCGTTGCTTCAGGAGAGCAAAGTCTAG
- the LOC131696456 gene encoding coiled-coil domain-containing protein 124-like — protein MPKKFQGENTKSSVARARKAEVKAAADTRKKQEQEDAFWKDDDKHVLKKEQRKDDKEKKRLEALERKKENQRLLEEESVRLKGRQGSAVTSTTGRKVTQAQIEETLHKEQEKTSLPEKGGKANSYLDGPLEENVNRIIPEEGSVEARTIEDAIAVLSTAEELDRHPERRMKAAFAAFEEVNMPRIKQENPNMRLSQLKQLLKKEWMKSPENPMNQRHAEFNAPK, from the exons ATGCCGAAGAAGTTCCAGGGCGAGAACACCAAGTCCTCTGTGGCGCGGGCGCGCAAGGCAGAGGTGAAGGCAGCGGCAGACACCCGCAAGAAACAGGAGCAAGAGGATGCCTTCTGGAAGGACGACGACAAGCATGTCCTGAAGAAGGAGCAGAGAAAG GATGACAAAGAGAAGAAGCGTCTGGAGGCCCTGGAGCGCAAGAAAGAAAACCAGAGGCTGCTGGAGGAGGAGTCCGTCCGGCTGAAGGGACGCCAGGGCAGTGCGGTCACCAGCACTACAGGGAGAAAGGTCACCCAGGCACAGATTGAAGAGACGCTACATAAGGAGCAAGAGAAGACCAGCCTGCCAGAGAAAG GTGGGAAGGCAAACAGTTACCTGGATGGGCCCTTGGAGGAGAATGTGAACCGCATCATCCCAGAGGAGGGTTCTGTGGAGGCCAGGACTATAGAGGATGCCATCGCAGTACTCAG cacgGCGGAAGAGCTTGACCGACACCCCGAGCGGAGGATGAAAGCCGCCTTCGCTGCCTTTGAGGAGGTCAACATGCCTCGAATCAAGCAGGAGAACCCCAACATGCGCCTGTCTCAGCTCAAGCAGCTGCTGAAGAAAGAGTGGATGAAGTCTCCAGAGAACCCCATGAACCAGCGACACGCTGAATTCAACGCTCCCAAGTAG
- the LOC131721870 gene encoding sodium/iodide cotransporter-like isoform X1 — translation MTDMSPESHPTRTAFGLTDYGVFAVMLLVSMAIGLFQGLRRAGGKEERAEDFFTGGRQMTALPVGLSLSASFMSAVQVLGVPAEAYRYGLKFLYMCLGQSLNTLITAYLFLPVFYRLGITSTNQYLKMRFSRSLQLLATIQFITATLLYTGIVIYAPALILNQVTGLDIWASLFSTGLICTFYTTLGGMKAVIWTDVFQVVVMLSGFLSIVIRGTVLVGGPSAVLEIASNGSRINLGDFSFDLRRRYTFWTFVFGGTMVWLSMYGVNQSQVQRYIACKTEKEARRALLVNQVGLCLIVSSAVTCGIVMFALYRKCDPLKAGLISAADQYMPFLVLDIFADYPGVPGLFLACAYSGTLSTASTSINAMAAVTMEDILKPRLHNVSQKRLVLISKGLSLFYGVACITVAALTSLVGGGVLQGSFTVMGIIGGPLLGAFILGMFIPASNTPGVFAAIVVGFGISLWIGIGASLYPPDPQVMGVLPSSADHCPLLVMGNTTLNGSMIVETPSSLAGERPSIADNFYSMSFLYYGALGTVSALLVGVAVSYITGPTQRKAIAPGLLWWDLHPVKPQGSSSSSPTEPQSPPLTPSLPMRWLRGTQDRPETSPEDKTQNRHLPLLQESKV, via the exons ATGACGGATATGAGCCCAGAATCACACCCCACCAGGACCGCATTTGGACTAACCGACTATGGGGTGTTTGCAGTGATGCTCCTAGTCTCCATGGCGATTGGACTGTTCCAAGGCCTGCGGAGGGCGGGAGGGAAGGAAGAGCGAGCCGAGGATTTCTTCACGGGGGGTCGTCAGATGACCGCCTTGCCCGTCGGCCTCTCCCTCTCTGCCAGCTTCATGTCAGCCGTTCAGGTACTGGGGGTCCCTGCTGAGGCTTACCGCTATGGGCTGAAGTTCCTGTACATGTGTCTTGGGCAGAGCCTCAACACATTGATCACAGCATACCTCTTCCTGCCTGTCTTCTATCGGCTAGGCATCACCAGCACCAACCAG TATCTGAAGATGAGATTTAGCAGGAGCTTGCAGCTGCTTGCGACCATCCAGTTTATCACAGCCACG CTGCTGTACACAGGAATTGTGATCTACGCACCCGCCCTGATCCTGAACCAAG TAACTGGACTGGATATCTGGGCCTCTCTGTTTTCAACAGGACTCATCTGCACCTTCTACACCACCCTG ggtggGATGAAGGCAGTAATCTGGACAGATGTTTTCCAGGTGGTCGTCATGCTCTCGGGCTTCCTGTCTATTGTTATCCGGGGGACCGTTTTGGTGGGCGGACCGTCCGCGGTGCTGGAGATCGCCAGCAACGGGTCCCGCATCAACCTCGGAGA TTTTAGCTTTGACCTGCGGAGGCGCTATACTTTCTGGACGTTTGTGTTCGGAGGCACGATGGTCTGGCTGTCCATGTACGGAGTAAACCAGTCACAGGTGCAACGCTACATCGCCTGCAAGACTGAGAAAGAGGCACGGAG GGCTCTGCTTGTGAACCAGGTCGGGCTGTGTCTCATAGTCAGCAGTGCTGTCACCTGCGGCATTGTGATGTTCGCTCTCTACAGGAAGTGTGATCCTCTGAAGGCGGGGCTAATCTCCGCTGCCGACCAG TACATGCCCTTTCTGGTGCTGGATATCTTTGCAGACTACCCCGGTGTCCCTGGTCTTTTCCTAGCTTGTGCCTACAGTGGGACTCTCAG CACAGCCTCAACCAGCATCAACGCCATGGCAGCCGTTACCATGGAGGACATTCTCAAACCACGCCTCCACAACGTGTCACAGAAGAGGCTTGTGCTCATCTCCAAAGGGCTGT CCCTGTTCTATGGTGTAGCCTGTATCACAGTCGCTGCTCTTACTTCCCTGGTGGGTGGAGGAGTGCTGCAG GGTTCGTTCACAGTGATGGGGATAATCGGGGGACCCCTGCTCGGAGCATTTATCCTGGGCATGTTCATCCCAGCCTCTAACACCCCC GGTGTGTTCGCCGCTATAGTGGTCGGGTTCGGTATTTCGCTCTGGATCGGGATTGGGGCGAGTCTGTACCCTCCTGACCCACAGGTGATGGGGGTGCTGCCCAGCTCAGCAGAccactgccccctgctggtgatGGGCAACACCACACTTAATGGCAGCATGATTGTGGAGACCCCTTCCTCACTGGCGGGAGAGAG GCCCTCCATTGCGGATAACTTCTACTCCATGTCATTCCTGTACTACGGAGCTCTAGGGACCGTCTCAGCGCTGCTGGTGGGAGTGGCTGTCAGCTATATCACAG GACCCACCCAGAGGAAAGCAATCGCACCGGGGCTTTTGTGGTGGGATCTCCATCCTGTGAAACCCCAGGGATCCAGCTCCTCATCTCCTACTGAGCCTCAGAGccctcccctcaccccctcactGCCCATGCGCTGGCTGAGAGGAACCCAGGACAGACCGGAGACATCGCCAGAGGACAAGACTCAAAACAGACACTTGCCGTTGCTTCAGGAGAGCAAAGTCTAG